A region of Haliotis asinina isolate JCU_RB_2024 chromosome 9, JCU_Hal_asi_v2, whole genome shotgun sequence DNA encodes the following proteins:
- the LOC137296882 gene encoding uncharacterized protein isoform X2, giving the protein MTWLGVTVLSVFLVEWSTARSSDVQVGYWSRNKQINHLYHDAFKFHKLDRRLKCAKKCLCTRYCTGFAYARDVHSCYLFVHREYDAMVNGNSFTGLRHYRKRIVNCPSDYTLSEDQEVCLKVYTTSTSHDQANYQCWRDSGHLYLMDTDYKKDTLQKHFTNSIYGDYFLGATQKVINGTAKFQWDNGREVLWSQSETFTANEGCIVTRPASFLLRASTCDVLAMFVCEIS; this is encoded by the exons ATGACTTGGCTGGGAGTTACAGTTTTGTCGGTGTTCTTGGTGGAATGGTCCACTGCTAGAAGTTCCGACGTTCAAGTGGGGTACTGGAGTCGAAACAAACAGATCAATCACCTGTATCATGACGCCTTTAAGTTCCACAAGCTAGACCGTCGGCTCAAGTGTGCCAAGAAGTGCCTCTGTACAAGGTACTGCACGGGGTTCGCCTATGCCAGGGATGTACATTCCTGTTACTTGTTTGTGCACAGGGAATACGACGCCATGGTCAACGGTAACAGCTTTACAGGACTTCGACATTATAGGAAACGTATAG TAAACTGCCCCTCGGACTACACGCTGTCGGAGGATCAGGAGGTGTGTCTCAAGGTGTACACCACCTCCACATCCCACGACCAGGCCAACTACCAGTGCTGGCGGGACAGTGGGCACCTCTACCTCATGGATACCGACTACAAGAAGGACACGCTCCAGAAGCACTTTACAA ATTCCATCTACGGAGATTACTTTCTGGGAGCAACACAGAAGGTGATAAATGGCACAGCCAAGTTCCAGTGGGACAATGGAAGGGAGGTATTGTGGAGCCAAAGCGAGACGTTCACGGCCAACGAGGGGTGCATTGTCACCCGGCCAGCCTCTTTCCTGCTGAGGGCGTCCACATGCGACGTTCTTGCCATGTTTGTGTGCGAAATCTCCTGA
- the LOC137296882 gene encoding uncharacterized protein isoform X1 encodes MTWLGVTVLSVFLVEWSTARSSDVQVGYWSRNKQINHLYHDAFKFHKLDRRLKCAKKCLCTRYCTGFAYARDVHSCYLFVHREYDAMVNGNSFTGLRHYRKRIVNCPSDYTLSEDQEVCLKVYTTSTSHDQANYQCWRDSGHLYLMDTDYKKDTLQKHFTIFHFTDSIYGDYFLGATQKVINGTAKFQWDNGREVLWSQSETFTANEGCIVTRPASFLLRASTCDVLAMFVCEIS; translated from the exons ATGACTTGGCTGGGAGTTACAGTTTTGTCGGTGTTCTTGGTGGAATGGTCCACTGCTAGAAGTTCCGACGTTCAAGTGGGGTACTGGAGTCGAAACAAACAGATCAATCACCTGTATCATGACGCCTTTAAGTTCCACAAGCTAGACCGTCGGCTCAAGTGTGCCAAGAAGTGCCTCTGTACAAGGTACTGCACGGGGTTCGCCTATGCCAGGGATGTACATTCCTGTTACTTGTTTGTGCACAGGGAATACGACGCCATGGTCAACGGTAACAGCTTTACAGGACTTCGACATTATAGGAAACGTATAG TAAACTGCCCCTCGGACTACACGCTGTCGGAGGATCAGGAGGTGTGTCTCAAGGTGTACACCACCTCCACATCCCACGACCAGGCCAACTACCAGTGCTGGCGGGACAGTGGGCACCTCTACCTCATGGATACCGACTACAAGAAGGACACGCTCCAGAAGCACTTTACAA TATTCCATTTTACAGATTCCATCTACGGAGATTACTTTCTGGGAGCAACACAGAAGGTGATAAATGGCACAGCCAAGTTCCAGTGGGACAATGGAAGGGAGGTATTGTGGAGCCAAAGCGAGACGTTCACGGCCAACGAGGGGTGCATTGTCACCCGGCCAGCCTCTTTCCTGCTGAGGGCGTCCACATGCGACGTTCTTGCCATGTTTGTGTGCGAAATCTCCTGA